In one Corallococcus sp. EGB genomic region, the following are encoded:
- a CDS encoding sensor histidine kinase KdpD has translation MLRRDAKALVGMSLHTALGIPQERARELDARAREDRRAVEFVTLPPHGSTGNPPPTHLRLVLGMDGEEASAGVLDLGAVLEGAPPVQISKLSSSLSHEIRNPLSSVKMAVQTLARNTGLSDRDKRRLTIANREIRTMERMLWLLSEYGRESAANLDAHPLRSVVQEATAMVAPELAERRIEVDVKEEADLPRVRVDPNRLRPVLAQVLLNVAMGLPEEGRVQVTLRQAAPGHVSLILDDPAAALPPEERGTLFDPFGSRLARGAGLSLAALRRVMTGVGGDVAAQGSAEPGMVFTLTFAA, from the coding sequence GTGCTGCGCCGCGATGCCAAGGCGCTCGTGGGCATGTCCCTGCACACCGCGCTGGGGATTCCGCAGGAGCGCGCGCGGGAGCTGGATGCCCGCGCACGCGAGGATCGCCGCGCGGTGGAGTTCGTCACCCTCCCGCCACATGGCTCCACCGGCAACCCGCCCCCCACGCACCTGCGGCTCGTGCTGGGCATGGACGGGGAAGAGGCCTCCGCGGGCGTGCTCGACCTGGGCGCCGTGCTGGAGGGCGCCCCGCCGGTGCAGATCTCCAAGCTGTCCTCGTCACTGAGCCACGAAATCCGCAACCCGCTGTCGTCGGTGAAGATGGCCGTGCAGACGCTGGCCCGGAACACCGGCCTCTCGGACCGGGACAAGCGGCGGCTCACCATCGCCAACCGCGAAATCCGGACCATGGAGCGCATGCTGTGGCTCCTGTCCGAGTACGGCCGCGAGAGCGCCGCGAACCTGGACGCCCACCCCCTGCGCTCGGTCGTCCAGGAGGCGACCGCCATGGTGGCCCCGGAACTGGCCGAGCGCCGCATCGAGGTGGATGTGAAGGAAGAGGCGGACCTGCCCCGCGTGCGGGTGGATCCCAACCGGTTGAGACCCGTGCTCGCTCAAGTCCTGCTCAACGTGGCCATGGGCCTGCCAGAGGAGGGCCGCGTCCAGGTGACGCTGCGCCAGGCGGCCCCCGGCCACGTCAGCCTCATCCTGGATGATCCCGCCGCGGCCCTGCCCCCGGAGGAGCGGGGCACGCTGTTCGACCCCTTCGGCTCGCGCCTGGCGCGGGGCGCGGGGCTGTCCCTGGCCGCC